One genomic segment of Primulina tabacum isolate GXHZ01 chromosome 9, ASM2559414v2, whole genome shotgun sequence includes these proteins:
- the LOC142504566 gene encoding formin-like protein 4, whose translation MAAKSQPCKILCSIILFIVSSIPRSLSQSTSPQNIQTYYPTSSPPPPSPLSPLPTPQPSSPPRSSSTRAAVGKAIGVTAATTLVLSGLLFFILLRYSNRKRVRHTATISPNPTTAAPVNHTDNFSRFNGNLKGVIVDENGLDVLYWRNLESGEKRTSFNKQYYMLKDDLKEEEKRSGGEKGKKNEAAWQEIPLLRGKSSTSQCLVWGEKEEKSINKAPTLSSGIAFKAENIQDSSVPVSETVPQQPEAPAASTSKKILASVSVPKGKMPAPPMPPPPPGKGSAPTPPPPMPSNKGPAPPPPPPPSSASSASSLPATKGVIGKSSSSEGEGSSSNGNGQVKLKPLHWDKVNPDVKHSMVWDNIDNGSFNFDGDMMEALFGYVATNRKSFRGDGTSSTPKQDKSVAPPQIFILDTRKSQNTAIVIKSLGITIEDIIGALLEGRGLNTDTLEKLVKVAPTDEEMFGILAFDGDPAHLADAESFLYRLLHAVPSAFTRFNSILFKSTYDLEVSQKLRTRGLFLKLLEAVLKAGNRLNAGTSRGNAQAFNLTALRKLSDVKSSDGKTTLLQFVVQEVVRAEGKRCVIDRNHSVNRTNSHSGKAESQKTDKLLPKDDKEREYMMLGLPIIGGLSSEFSNVKKSAALDYDLLVKTVSSLSEQVVETQKVVAQCKDNGGFAKKWQVSLMQLNWRYRRLKKSREE comes from the exons ATGGCTGCGAAATCCCAGCCATGTAAAATTCTTTGCTCGATCATTCTTTTTATCGTTTCTTCCATTCCGCGGTCTCTCTCTCAATCAACTTCTCCACAGAATATTCAGACTTACTACCCAACTTCTAGTCCGCCACCGCCATCTCCGCTGTCGCCGCTTCCGACACCGCAACCTTCGTCTCCGCCGCGAAGTTCATCAACCAGAGCAGCGGTGGGGAAAGCCATTGGTGTGACAGCTGCGACCACTCTGGTTTTATCCGGGCTGCTGTTTTTTATTCTTCTAAGGTACTCAAATCGGAAGAGGGTCAGACATACTGCCACTATTAGTCCAAATCCAACGACGGCTGCTCCGGTGAATCATACCGATAATTTTAGCCGATTCAACGGTAATCTGAAAGGGGTGATTGTGGATGAAAATGGGTTGGATGTGCTGTATTGGAGGAACTTGGAAAGTGGAGAGAAGAGGACTAGTTTCAATAAACAGTATTATATGTTGAAAGATGACctgaaagaagaagaaaagagatcTGGTGGTGAGAAAGGGAAGAAAAATGAGGCAGCTTGGCAAGAAATTCCTTTGCTTCGGGGGAAATCTTCAACTTCTCAGTGTCTCGTTTGGGgagaaaaagaagagaaaagtATAAATAAAGCACCGACCCTTTCATCGGGAATTGCTTTTAAGGCTGAGAATATTCAGGACTCATCGGTTCCTGTGTCAGAAACTGTACCTCAGCAGCCGGAGGCACCAGCAGCATCAACATCCAAGAAAATTTTAGCTTCTGTGTCGGTTCCTAAAGGAAAAATGCCTGCGCCACCAATGCCACCGCCGCCACCAGGAAAAGGGTCTGCACCAACCCCACCCCCACCAATGCCATCAAATAAAGGTCCTGCTCCACCACCGCCACCGCCGCCTAGCAGTGCTTCTTCAGCTTCATCTTTGCCAGCAACGAAGGGGGTGATAGGTAAAAGCTCGTCCTCGGAGGGAGAAGGGTCTTCTAGCAATGGAAATGGGCAGGTGAAACTCAAGCCATTGCATTGGGATAAGGTGAATCCGGATGTAAAGCATTCAATGGTGTGGGACAATATTGACAACGGATCTTTCAA TTTTGATGGTGATATGATGGAAGCTCTCTTTGGATATGTCGCAACAAACCGAAAATCTTTTAGAGGGGATGGTACATCGAGTACTCCAAAGCAGGATAAATCAGTTGCTCCACCACAAATTTTCATTCTTGACACAAGAAAATCACAGAACACAGCAATAGTGATCAAGTCTCTAGGCATTACTATTGAAGATATAATCGGTGCATTACTTGAGGGACGAGGTCTGAATACCGATACATTAGAAAAGCTGGTGAAAGTTGCTCCAACAGATGAGGAAATGTTTGGAATTCTTGCATTTGATGGTGATCCAGCACACCTCGCTGATGCCGAATCTTTCCTATATCGTCTTCTTCATGCTGTTCCATCGGCATTTACTCGTTTCAATTCAATACTGTTCAAGTCAACGTATGATTTAGAGGTTTCACAGAAACTCAGAACTCGAGGGCTCTTCTTGAAACTTCTAGAAGCTGTGCTTAAAGCGGGGAATCGGTTGAATGCAGGCACGTCAAGAGGAAATGCTCAAGCTTTTAATCTTACAGCTTTGAGAAAACTATCTGATGTAAAAAGTTCGGATGGAAAAACAACACTTCTTCAGTTTGTCGTTCAAGAAGTGGTTCGAGCAGAGGGTAAACGTTGTGTGATTGATAGAAATCATAGCGTGAATAGGACTAATAGCCATAGCGGCAAAGCTGAGAGCCAAAAAACTGACAAACTATTGCCAAAAGATGATAAGGAAAGGGAATATATGATGCTCGGTTTACCTATAATCGGTGGCCTAAGCTCTGAATTCTCCAATGTAAAAAAATCAGCAGCATTAGACTATGATCTTCTTGTTAAAACAGTCTCATCATTGTCAGAACAAGTGGTGGAAACTCAAAAAGTGGTGGCACAATGTAAGGATAATGGAGGATTCGCCAAGAAATGGCAGGTTTCCTTAATGCAGCTGAATTGGAGATACAGGCGGTTAAAGAAGAGCAGAGAAGAGTAG